A window from Pseudomonas sp. MRSN 12121 encodes these proteins:
- a CDS encoding AraC family transcriptional regulator: protein MNAHNWLDLAQDADTGIETLRAHFTGHAYDPHWHDSYLVGVTEEGVQQFHCRRERFHSTPGKVFLLEPGEIHDGDAPTEGGFTYRMLYLDPQWLERELSALFEEAPADSQLSFATTLASDQRLALATSNAFHSLHHGELRIVRQSAMDQLLDQLTGHLHWRKRYHQDPRLPLVAHKARDYLHAHAQQDISLDELGAACGVDRFRRTRAFKAAYGLPPHAYLVQLRLAKARRLLARGEAPAEVAMALGFADQSHMGRWFVRAYGLTPAAYRKRCSNLPDA from the coding sequence ATGAACGCGCACAACTGGCTCGACCTGGCCCAGGACGCCGATACCGGCATCGAGACCCTGCGCGCCCATTTCACCGGCCATGCCTACGATCCGCACTGGCACGACAGCTACCTGGTGGGCGTGACCGAAGAAGGCGTGCAGCAATTCCACTGCCGGCGCGAGCGTTTTCACAGCACCCCGGGCAAGGTGTTCCTGCTCGAACCCGGGGAAATCCACGACGGCGACGCGCCCACCGAAGGCGGCTTCACCTACCGCATGCTGTACCTCGACCCGCAGTGGCTGGAGCGCGAGCTGAGCGCGCTGTTCGAGGAAGCGCCGGCCGACAGCCAGCTGAGTTTCGCCACCACCCTGGCCAGCGACCAGCGCCTGGCCCTGGCCACCAGCAATGCCTTCCACAGCCTGCACCACGGCGAGCTGCGCATCGTCCGCCAGAGCGCCATGGACCAGTTGCTCGACCAGCTCACCGGCCACCTGCACTGGCGCAAGCGTTACCACCAGGACCCGCGCCTGCCGCTGGTGGCGCACAAGGCCCGCGACTACCTGCACGCCCACGCCCAGCAGGACATCAGCCTGGACGAGCTGGGCGCGGCCTGTGGCGTCGACCGCTTCCGCCGGACCCGCGCCTTCAAGGCCGCCTATGGCCTGCCGCCCCACGCCTACCTGGTGCAATTGCGCCTGGCCAAGGCCCGGCGCCTGCTGGCCCGCGGCGAGGCGCCGGCCGAGGTGGCCATGGCCCTGGGGTTCGCCGACCAGAGCCACATGGGCCGCTGGTTCGTCCGCGCCTACGGCCTGACCCCGGCCGCCTATCGCAAGCGCTGCTCAAACCTTCCAGACGCCTGA
- a CDS encoding LysE family translocator, translated as MLSSLSTLLPFLLFAFVASITPGPTNILVLSNSARHGFKAALPIVLGACVAAAGIVMLVGSGLGRTLMEVPGLPSVMRWAGVIWLSYLAWQIFRAPAPSIDPQADTRHRRLGLLGGASLQLVNPKTWMMALVVVSVFAGDGSAHQGQVLYLSLVFFLVSLPCLGTWALLGAGSARLLRSPLAMQRFNRGMALLLLASAWLSLWA; from the coding sequence ATGTTGTCTTCCTTATCCACCCTGTTGCCCTTCCTGCTGTTCGCCTTCGTGGCCTCGATCACCCCGGGGCCGACCAATATCCTGGTGCTGAGCAACAGCGCCCGCCATGGTTTCAAGGCCGCGCTGCCGATCGTGCTCGGCGCCTGCGTGGCCGCCGCCGGCATTGTCATGCTGGTGGGCAGCGGCCTCGGCCGCACGCTGATGGAAGTACCCGGCCTGCCCAGCGTCATGCGCTGGGCCGGAGTGATCTGGCTCAGCTACCTGGCCTGGCAGATCTTCCGCGCCCCGGCGCCGTCCATCGATCCACAGGCCGATACCCGGCACCGACGCCTGGGCCTGCTCGGCGGCGCCAGCCTGCAACTGGTCAACCCCAAGACCTGGATGATGGCCCTGGTCGTGGTCAGCGTGTTCGCCGGCGATGGCAGCGCACACCAGGGCCAGGTGCTGTACCTGTCGCTGGTGTTTTTCCTGGTGTCCCTGCCCTGCCTCGGCACCTGGGCGCTGCTCGGCGCCGGCTCCGCCCGGCTGCTGCGCTCGCCGCTGGCCATGCAGCGTTTCAATCGGGGCATGGCGCTGTTGCTGCTGGCCTCCGCCTGGTTGAGCCTGTGGGCCTGA
- a CDS encoding efflux RND transporter permease subunit, whose translation MPQFFIDRPVFAWVVALFILLAGALSIPQLPVAQYPDVAPPSIEIYAVYPGASAQTVDESVVSLIEEELNGADHLLYFSSQSSLGSATITATFQPGTNPEMAQVDVQNRLKVVEPRLPQAVTQQGLQVEKVSAGFLLLITLTSNDGTLDDTALSDYLARNVMNEIRRLDGVGKAQLYGAERAMRVWIDPQKLIGFNLTPADVNAAIVAQNAQVSAGSIGDLPNRSTQEITATVLVKGQLATPEEFADIVLRANPDGSTVRIGDVARVEVGSQEYQFSTRLNGKPSTAVGVQLSPGANALQTATLIRAKMDELSRYFPAGVEYKIPYDTSPFVKVSITKVVYTLGEAMLLVFAVMFLFLQNIRYTLIPTLVVPVALMGTFATMLALGFSINVLTMFGMVLAIGILVDDAIVVVENVERIMATEGLSPREATRKAMRQITGAIIGITLVLVAVFLPMAFMAGSVGVIYQQFSLSMATSILFSAFLALTLTPALCATLLKPIAKGEHHEKGGFFGWFNRRFEHLSDGYQRWVAYALKRCGRYLLVYGVLLVGLGLLFSRLPSSFLPVEDQGYTITDIQLPPGASKNRTVQVVEQIEAHNASEPGVGDSTVILGFSFSGSGQNAALAFTTLKDWSQRGGDDSAQSIADRANAALADIKDAVSYAVLPPPVDGLGTSSGFEFRLQDRGGLGHAALMQARTELLAAAEKSPILANVRESALAEAPQVHLEVDRKQANALGVSFADIGNVLSTAVGSSYINDFPNQGRMQRVVVQAEGDRRSQVEDLLKIHVRNNLGKMVPLSAFAQARWTQGPTQLTRYNGYPAVSISGEPSPGHSTGEAMAEIERLVSQLPTGLGQEWTGLSLQERLSGSQAPLLMVLSLLIVFLCLAALYESWSIPTSVLLVVPLGVLGAVLAVTLRGMPNDVFFKVGLITIIGLSAKNAILIIEFAKSLYDEGHDLVDATVQAARLRLRPIVMTSLAFILGVVPLAIASGASSASQQAIGTGVIGGMITATLAVVFVPVFFVVVMKLVKPRKAPAADTAL comes from the coding sequence ATGCCGCAATTCTTTATCGACCGTCCGGTGTTCGCCTGGGTCGTCGCCCTGTTCATCCTGCTGGCGGGCGCACTCTCCATCCCGCAATTGCCGGTGGCGCAGTACCCCGATGTCGCACCGCCGAGCATCGAAATCTACGCCGTGTACCCGGGCGCCTCGGCGCAGACCGTGGACGAAAGCGTGGTCAGCCTGATCGAGGAAGAGCTCAACGGCGCCGACCACCTGCTGTATTTCTCCTCCCAGAGCAGCCTGGGCAGCGCCACCATCACCGCGACCTTCCAGCCGGGCACCAACCCGGAAATGGCCCAGGTCGACGTGCAGAACCGCCTCAAGGTGGTGGAGCCGCGCCTGCCGCAGGCCGTGACCCAGCAAGGCTTGCAGGTGGAGAAGGTGTCGGCCGGCTTCCTGCTGCTGATCACCCTCACCTCCAACGACGGCACGCTCGACGACACCGCGCTCAGCGACTACCTCGCGCGTAACGTGATGAACGAGATCCGCCGCCTGGACGGGGTCGGCAAGGCCCAGCTGTACGGCGCCGAGCGGGCCATGCGGGTTTGGATCGACCCGCAGAAGCTGATCGGCTTCAACCTGACCCCGGCGGACGTCAACGCGGCGATCGTCGCGCAGAACGCCCAGGTGTCGGCCGGCAGCATCGGCGACCTGCCGAACCGCTCGACCCAGGAAATCACCGCCACGGTGTTGGTCAAGGGCCAGCTGGCGACCCCGGAAGAGTTCGCCGACATCGTCCTGCGGGCCAATCCCGACGGCTCCACCGTGCGCATCGGCGACGTCGCGCGGGTGGAAGTCGGCAGCCAGGAATACCAGTTCTCCACGCGCCTCAACGGCAAGCCGTCCACCGCGGTGGGCGTGCAACTGTCGCCGGGGGCCAACGCCCTGCAGACCGCGACCCTGATCCGGGCGAAGATGGACGAGCTGTCGCGCTACTTCCCGGCCGGCGTGGAATACAAGATCCCCTACGACACCTCGCCCTTCGTCAAGGTCTCGATTACCAAGGTGGTCTACACCCTGGGCGAGGCCATGCTGCTGGTGTTCGCGGTGATGTTCCTGTTCCTGCAGAACATCCGCTACACCCTGATCCCGACCCTGGTGGTGCCGGTGGCGCTGATGGGCACCTTCGCCACCATGCTGGCGCTGGGCTTCTCGATCAACGTGCTGACCATGTTCGGCATGGTCCTGGCCATCGGCATCCTGGTGGACGACGCGATCGTGGTGGTGGAGAACGTCGAGCGGATCATGGCCACCGAGGGCCTGTCGCCCCGGGAAGCCACGCGCAAGGCGATGCGCCAGATCACCGGCGCCATCATCGGCATCACCCTGGTGCTGGTGGCGGTGTTCCTGCCGATGGCGTTCATGGCCGGCTCGGTGGGGGTCATCTACCAGCAGTTCTCGCTGTCGATGGCCACCTCGATCCTGTTCTCGGCCTTCCTCGCCCTGACCCTGACCCCGGCCCTGTGCGCCACCCTGCTCAAGCCGATCGCCAAGGGCGAGCACCACGAGAAAGGCGGCTTCTTCGGCTGGTTCAACCGGCGCTTCGAACACCTGAGCGACGGCTACCAGCGCTGGGTCGCCTATGCGCTGAAGCGCTGCGGCCGCTACCTGCTGGTGTACGGCGTGCTGCTGGTGGGCCTGGGCCTGCTGTTCAGCCGCCTGCCCTCCTCGTTCCTGCCGGTGGAAGACCAGGGCTACACCATCACCGATATCCAGCTGCCACCGGGCGCGAGCAAGAACCGCACGGTGCAGGTGGTGGAGCAGATCGAGGCGCACAACGCCAGCGAACCCGGGGTCGGCGACAGCACGGTAATCCTCGGCTTCAGCTTCTCCGGCAGCGGGCAGAACGCCGCGCTGGCGTTCACCACGCTCAAGGACTGGTCGCAGCGCGGCGGCGACGACTCGGCACAATCGATCGCCGACCGCGCCAACGCCGCCCTGGCCGACATCAAGGACGCGGTTTCCTACGCAGTGCTACCGCCGCCGGTGGACGGCCTGGGCACTTCCAGCGGCTTCGAGTTCCGCCTGCAGGACCGCGGCGGCCTCGGCCACGCCGCGCTGATGCAGGCCCGCACCGAGCTGCTGGCCGCCGCGGAAAAGAGCCCGATCCTCGCCAACGTGCGCGAAAGCGCGCTGGCCGAAGCGCCGCAGGTGCACCTGGAAGTCGACCGCAAGCAGGCCAACGCCCTGGGCGTGTCGTTCGCCGACATCGGCAACGTGCTGTCCACGGCGGTCGGCTCCAGCTACATCAACGACTTCCCCAACCAGGGGCGGATGCAACGGGTGGTGGTGCAGGCCGAAGGCGACCGCCGCAGCCAGGTCGAGGACCTGCTGAAGATCCATGTGCGCAACAACCTCGGCAAGATGGTGCCGCTCTCGGCCTTCGCCCAGGCGCGCTGGACCCAGGGGCCGACCCAGCTGACCCGCTACAACGGCTACCCGGCGGTGAGCATTTCCGGCGAACCGAGCCCGGGCCACAGCACCGGCGAGGCCATGGCCGAGATCGAGCGCCTGGTCAGCCAGTTGCCGACCGGCCTGGGCCAGGAATGGACCGGCCTGTCGCTGCAGGAACGCCTGTCCGGCAGCCAGGCGCCGCTGCTGATGGTGCTGTCGTTGCTGATCGTGTTCCTGTGCCTGGCAGCGCTGTACGAAAGCTGGTCGATTCCCACCTCGGTGCTGCTGGTGGTGCCGCTGGGGGTGCTCGGCGCGGTGCTGGCGGTGACCCTGCGCGGCATGCCCAACGACGTGTTCTTCAAGGTCGGGCTGATCACCATCATCGGTCTGTCGGCGAAGAACGCGATCCTGATCATCGAGTTCGCCAAGAGCCTGTACGACGAAGGCCACGACCTGGTGGACGCCACGGTGCAGGCCGCGCGCCTGCGCCTGCGGCCGATCGTCATGACCTCGCTGGCGTTCATCCTCGGCGTGGTGCCCCTGGCCATCGCCAGCGGCGCCAGCTCGGCCAGCCAGCAGGCCATCGGCACCGGGGTGATCGGCGGCATGATCACCGCGACCCTGGCGGTGGTGTTCGTGCCGGTGTTCTTCGTGGTGGTGATGAAGCTGGTCAAGCCGCGCAAGGCACCGGCAGCAGACACCGCTCTGTAG
- a CDS encoding DUF1345 domain-containing protein produces MSLLVRTHPRLTLGALIGLAAGILAPADGLVSKILVGWNAGVWSYLALIFWLTLRSRADDVKRIAEVEDENAGLVLFLVCIAAIASLAAITFSLAGSKDLDHDRRLLHYAFTGLTVIGSWLLIGVIFSVHYARLYYTWDGKEPALRFAEGLTTPNYWDFLYFSFTIGVAVQTADVGVATRELRKIVLAQSLIGFLFNTAILGFSINIAAGLFS; encoded by the coding sequence ATGTCCCTTCTCGTACGCACCCATCCCCGCCTGACCCTCGGCGCCCTGATCGGCCTGGCGGCAGGCATCCTGGCGCCGGCCGACGGCCTGGTCAGCAAGATCCTCGTTGGCTGGAACGCCGGGGTCTGGAGTTACCTGGCGCTGATCTTCTGGCTGACCCTGCGCTCGCGGGCCGACGATGTGAAACGCATCGCCGAAGTCGAGGACGAGAACGCCGGCCTGGTGCTGTTCCTGGTCTGCATCGCGGCCATCGCCAGCCTCGCGGCGATCACCTTCTCGCTGGCCGGCAGCAAGGACCTGGACCACGACCGGCGCCTGCTGCACTACGCCTTCACCGGCCTTACGGTAATCGGTTCCTGGCTGCTGATCGGGGTGATCTTCAGCGTGCACTACGCCCGCCTCTACTACACCTGGGACGGCAAGGAGCCGGCGCTGCGCTTCGCCGAGGGGCTGACCACTCCCAACTACTGGGACTTCCTGTATTTCTCCTTCACCATCGGCGTGGCGGTGCAGACCGCCGACGTCGGCGTCGCCACCCGCGAGCTGCGCAAGATCGTGCTGGCCCAGTCGCTGATCGGCTTTCTGTTCAACACCGCGATCCTCGGGTTTTCCATCAACATCGCCGCCGGGCTGTTCAGCTGA
- a CDS encoding response regulator transcription factor — protein MPNILLVEDDPALSELIASYLERNGYQVNVISRGDQVRERARANPPDLVILDLMLPGLDGLQVCRLLRADSASLPILMLTARDDSHDQVLGLEMGADDYVTKPCEPRVLLARVRTLLRRSSLGEPQTASDRILMGNLCIDLSERTVSWRDQLVELSSGEYNLLVVLARHAGEVLSRDQILQRLRGIEFNGTDRSVDVAISKLRRKFDDHAGEARKIKTVWGKGYLFSRSEWEC, from the coding sequence ATGCCCAACATCCTTCTGGTCGAAGACGACCCCGCGCTGTCCGAACTGATCGCCAGTTACCTGGAGCGCAACGGTTACCAGGTCAATGTCATCAGCCGCGGCGACCAGGTGCGGGAGCGGGCGCGGGCCAATCCGCCGGACCTGGTGATCCTCGACCTGATGCTGCCCGGCCTCGACGGCCTGCAGGTCTGCCGCCTGCTGCGCGCCGATTCGGCGTCGCTGCCGATCCTGATGCTGACCGCCCGCGATGATAGCCATGATCAGGTGCTCGGTCTGGAAATGGGCGCCGACGATTATGTGACAAAGCCTTGCGAGCCGCGCGTGTTGCTGGCCCGGGTACGTACGTTGTTGCGCCGCAGCAGCCTCGGCGAGCCACAGACCGCCAGCGACCGCATCCTCATGGGCAACCTGTGTATCGACCTGTCAGAGCGCACCGTGAGCTGGCGCGACCAGTTGGTGGAGCTGTCCAGCGGCGAATACAACCTGCTGGTGGTCCTGGCCCGGCATGCCGGCGAAGTGCTGAGCCGCGACCAGATCCTGCAGCGCCTGCGCGGTATCGAGTTCAACGGCACCGACCGCTCGGTGGACGTGGCGATTTCCAAGCTGCGGCGCAAGTTCGACGACCATGCCGGCGAGGCGCGCAAGATCAAGACCGTATGGGGCAAGGGTTACCTGTTCAGCCGTTCCGAATGGGAATGCTGA
- a CDS encoding alpha/beta hydrolase encodes MRHYPLSPELAAFVARTLSFTSTDSSFKGQRDSYNRMCRAFTAPHPDNLRISELQLAGVPVRAYCPARPMPAQGWPCLLYLHGGGWVVGDLDSHDFITAYLAAQLQVLVVAVDYRLAPEHPFPAALDDCLAVWRALQAGASPFALDPRRQLVIGDSAGGNLAAALCLALRDAGQPLPAAQVLLYPGLGGDTDLPSRQQCADAPLLGRDDVEDYLALYLPAPHRQSPYARPLLATDFSGLPAAFIALAQFDPLRDDGALYHQRLLAAGGHSQLYPGLGLVHGCLRARGLAAEVDALYSALLGYLRRALE; translated from the coding sequence ATGCGCCACTACCCCCTCTCCCCCGAACTCGCCGCCTTCGTCGCCAGGACCTTGAGCTTCACCAGCACCGACAGCAGCTTCAAGGGCCAGCGCGACAGCTACAACCGCATGTGCCGGGCCTTCACTGCGCCCCACCCCGACAACCTGCGGATCAGCGAATTGCAATTGGCCGGGGTGCCGGTGCGCGCCTATTGCCCCGCCCGCCCGATGCCCGCGCAGGGCTGGCCTTGCCTGCTGTACCTGCACGGCGGTGGCTGGGTGGTGGGCGACCTGGATTCCCATGACTTCATCACCGCCTACCTGGCGGCGCAGTTGCAGGTGCTGGTGGTTGCCGTGGATTACCGCCTGGCGCCGGAACACCCGTTTCCCGCCGCCTTAGACGATTGCCTGGCGGTGTGGCGGGCGCTGCAGGCCGGCGCCAGCCCTTTCGCCCTGGATCCGCGGCGCCAGCTGGTGATCGGCGACAGCGCCGGCGGCAACCTCGCCGCCGCCCTGTGCCTGGCCCTGCGCGATGCCGGCCAGCCCCTGCCCGCCGCCCAGGTGCTGCTGTATCCCGGCCTGGGCGGCGACACCGACCTGCCGTCGCGCCAGCAGTGCGCCGATGCGCCCCTGTTGGGCCGCGACGATGTGGAGGACTACCTGGCCCTGTACCTGCCGGCCCCGCACCGCCAGTCGCCCTACGCCCGGCCCTTGCTGGCCACGGATTTCAGCGGCCTGCCCGCGGCCTTTATCGCCCTGGCGCAGTTCGACCCGCTGCGCGACGACGGCGCCCTGTATCACCAGCGGCTGCTGGCCGCCGGCGGCCACAGCCAGCTGTACCCGGGCCTCGGCCTGGTGCATGGCTGCCTGCGGGCCCGGGGCCTGGCGGCAGAGGTCGATGCGCTGTACAGCGCCCTGCTCGGCTACCTGCGGCGCGCCCTCGAATAG
- a CDS encoding choline ABC transporter substrate-binding protein: MKTLFKPCLPFLCGALLLGANAWASEPASCKTVRMGVVNWTDVIATSGMADVLLTGLGYDSKQTSAVQQIIFAGIRDKRLDVFLGYWQPAMDKNIAPFLEAGQVKVLDQPSLADAQATLAVPDYVAAAGLKTFADIARFKEQLGGKLYGIEPGSGANTTIKTLIDTDRFGLKGFKLIESGEAGMLAAVQRAINRKEFVVFVGWTPHPMNINMKIAYLTGSEDVYGPNEGAAKVSTVTAPDYAERCPNVDRLLRNLTFTAAQESQLMVPIMERQTPRDVARQWLREHPEDLQRWLAGVSSFDGKDGVAAVQASLK, translated from the coding sequence ATGAAAACCCTGTTCAAGCCTTGTCTCCCGTTTCTCTGCGGCGCCCTGCTGCTCGGCGCCAACGCCTGGGCCAGCGAGCCCGCCTCCTGCAAGACCGTGCGCATGGGCGTGGTCAACTGGACCGACGTCATCGCCACCAGCGGCATGGCCGACGTGCTGCTGACCGGCCTGGGCTACGACAGCAAACAGACCAGCGCCGTGCAGCAAATCATCTTCGCTGGTATCCGCGACAAGCGCCTGGACGTCTTCCTCGGCTACTGGCAACCGGCGATGGACAAGAACATCGCGCCGTTCCTCGAGGCCGGGCAGGTCAAGGTCCTGGATCAACCCAGCCTGGCCGACGCCCAGGCCACCCTCGCCGTGCCGGACTATGTCGCCGCCGCGGGCCTGAAGACCTTCGCCGACATCGCCCGCTTCAAGGAACAACTGGGCGGCAAGCTCTACGGCATCGAACCCGGCAGCGGCGCCAACACCACGATCAAGACCCTGATCGACACCGACCGTTTCGGCCTCAAGGGCTTCAAGCTGATCGAGTCCGGCGAAGCCGGTATGCTCGCGGCGGTGCAACGGGCGATCAACCGCAAGGAATTCGTGGTGTTCGTCGGCTGGACCCCGCACCCGATGAACATCAACATGAAAATCGCCTACCTGACCGGCAGCGAAGACGTCTACGGCCCCAACGAAGGCGCGGCCAAGGTGTCCACCGTCACCGCGCCGGACTACGCCGAGCGCTGCCCCAACGTCGACCGCCTGTTGCGCAACCTGACCTTCACCGCGGCCCAGGAAAGCCAGCTGATGGTGCCGATCATGGAACGCCAGACGCCCCGGGACGTGGCGCGGCAATGGCTGCGCGAGCACCCCGAGGACCTGCAACGCTGGCTGGCCGGGGTCAGCAGCTTCGACGGCAAGGATGGTGTGGCGGCCGTGCAGGCCAGCCTGAAATAG
- a CDS encoding efflux RND transporter periplasmic adaptor subunit, producing MSKNLFAPSCLLLLAAALSACGQSSSTAEQAPPASVRVETIEPRALSISSELSGRIAAPRIAEVRARVAGVVLQRTFREGSDVKQGDVLFRIDPAPFKADLDSALASLRKAEANAFQARLQEQRYAQLIEDKAISAQEYDNARANARQTAADVAGNQAAVQRARLNLGYATVTAPISGRVGRALVTEGALVGQNETTPLALIQQLDPIHADLTQSTRELNDLRRAFRAGQLQQVGQDQAKATLIQDDGSLYPLPGKLLFADLSVDPSTGQIILRSEFPNPDLDLLPGSFIRVRLEQAVNRQGISVPQRAIQRDSAGIAQVLLVDAEQRVVQQPVQLGAAQQDRWIVTEGLKAGDRIVVEGLQHARPGEKVQIDDSPLPLAQTAGTR from the coding sequence ATGTCGAAAAACCTGTTTGCACCGTCCTGCCTGTTGTTGCTGGCAGCCGCGCTGAGCGCTTGTGGCCAGTCCTCCAGCACCGCGGAACAGGCACCGCCGGCCAGTGTCCGGGTCGAAACCATCGAGCCGCGCGCGCTGTCGATCAGCAGCGAGCTGAGCGGGCGCATCGCCGCGCCGCGGATCGCCGAGGTCCGCGCCCGGGTGGCCGGGGTGGTGCTGCAGCGCACGTTCCGCGAAGGCAGCGACGTGAAACAGGGCGATGTGCTGTTCCGCATCGACCCGGCGCCGTTCAAGGCCGACCTCGACAGCGCCCTGGCCAGCCTGCGCAAGGCCGAGGCCAATGCCTTCCAGGCCCGGTTGCAGGAGCAGCGCTACGCCCAGTTGATCGAAGACAAGGCCATCAGCGCCCAGGAATACGACAACGCCCGGGCCAATGCGCGCCAGACCGCCGCCGACGTGGCCGGCAACCAGGCCGCCGTGCAGCGGGCCCGGCTGAACCTGGGGTACGCCACCGTCACCGCGCCGATTTCCGGGCGGGTCGGCCGGGCCCTGGTGACCGAGGGCGCGCTGGTGGGCCAGAACGAGACCACGCCACTGGCGCTGATCCAGCAACTGGACCCGATCCACGCCGACCTCACCCAGTCGACCCGCGAGCTCAACGACCTGCGCCGGGCCTTCCGCGCCGGCCAGTTGCAGCAGGTCGGCCAGGACCAGGCCAAGGCCACGCTGATCCAGGACGACGGCAGCCTCTACCCGCTGCCGGGCAAGCTGCTGTTCGCCGATCTCAGCGTCGACCCGAGCACCGGCCAGATCATCCTGCGCAGCGAGTTCCCCAACCCGGACCTCGACCTGCTGCCCGGCAGCTTCATTCGCGTGCGCCTGGAACAGGCGGTGAACCGCCAGGGCATCAGCGTGCCGCAGCGCGCCATCCAGCGCGACAGCGCCGGCATCGCCCAGGTGCTGCTGGTGGACGCCGAGCAGCGGGTGGTGCAGCAGCCGGTGCAACTGGGCGCCGCGCAGCAGGACCGCTGGATCGTCACCGAAGGCCTCAAGGCCGGCGACCGTATCGTCGTCGAAGGCCTGCAGCACGCCCGTCCGGGTGAAAAAGTGCAGATCGACGACAGCCCCCTTCCCCTCGCCCAGACCGCTGGAACCCGATAG